A single region of the Corallincola holothuriorum genome encodes:
- a CDS encoding sensor histidine kinase, producing the protein MQFNRGRSLRGTLSWIILSAALIPTLLTSYYLIDRFQRVAEETAFSSLKLTANVLANDIERAYQLLFASLHNTSQDPDVIYAAYTGVFGPKAKLKLAALSEMHPAAYGIFLVDKSGWPVEVVPTSFELLPLDPLNSEIEQFFADPVNATQKITDLNDVAYLDRIFSLKEKDRKIISRTSDHMFVVYSPLWVSAVDRAEAHELVGAIIVLLPVHAIFENANTLLKQAGSGQIEMLDILSDDSLLRLEAQHIATDDFRTIQIPLKLSHQHTPIEIVMGIDRSQALASVKDLELQQWTIVSILALLFAGIALFASRRLVKPLLKISGLVERYAKADYHAQTLKLPFIELQRIALVLDQMAERIQDDQRELEMRVASRTRELQTTNEELTSTMERLRATQDQLVEAEKMSQLGQLVAGVAHEINTPVGVSVTAATLLQDEMTQLNKAAGENQLTRSGLEQHIDKTTQCAEMILSNLNRAAELIRNFKEVAVDQSSEQKRFFVLLDYIKDLLTSLSPEFKNHKVEITTTGDESLTLNSYPGAFSQVLTNMIVNSVRHGFDPQQQHHISIHFHTDTENLILDYQDDGKGVEEKALKRLFDPFYTTRRASGGTGLGLHIVYNVVRQKLGGTIQASSQIGHGVRFQLTLPLNPPD; encoded by the coding sequence ATGCAGTTTAATAGGGGTCGTTCGCTACGCGGGACATTAAGTTGGATCATTTTAAGTGCCGCTTTGATCCCCACTCTGCTGACTTCATACTACTTGATTGATCGTTTTCAACGCGTAGCAGAAGAGACGGCATTTAGCTCACTCAAACTCACTGCCAATGTTCTCGCCAACGACATTGAGCGCGCCTATCAGCTACTTTTCGCCAGTTTGCACAATACCAGTCAAGATCCTGATGTTATCTATGCGGCATACACTGGAGTTTTTGGTCCAAAAGCAAAACTAAAGCTAGCCGCCCTCAGTGAGATGCACCCCGCTGCCTACGGCATTTTTTTAGTCGATAAATCTGGCTGGCCAGTTGAGGTTGTTCCAACCAGCTTTGAGCTCCTGCCTTTGGATCCGCTTAATTCTGAGATAGAACAATTTTTTGCCGATCCAGTTAATGCTACGCAGAAAATTACCGATCTCAACGATGTCGCCTACCTGGATCGTATCTTTAGTCTGAAAGAAAAAGATCGAAAAATCATCTCCCGCACCAGTGATCACATGTTTGTCGTCTACTCACCGCTGTGGGTATCGGCTGTCGATCGCGCGGAAGCCCACGAGCTTGTGGGGGCCATCATCGTGCTGTTACCTGTCCACGCCATTTTCGAAAACGCGAATACACTGCTTAAGCAAGCTGGTTCTGGACAAATAGAGATGCTGGATATTTTAAGCGATGACTCGCTACTCAGGCTGGAAGCACAACATATCGCCACCGACGACTTTCGCACCATACAGATACCACTGAAACTAAGCCATCAACATACACCCATTGAAATTGTCATGGGTATCGATCGCTCACAAGCACTTGCCTCCGTTAAGGATCTGGAGCTGCAACAGTGGACCATCGTCAGTATTTTAGCGCTGTTATTCGCTGGCATCGCGCTATTTGCATCTCGTCGCCTGGTAAAGCCTTTACTCAAGATCAGTGGCTTGGTTGAACGATACGCCAAAGCAGATTATCACGCACAAACCTTGAAGCTTCCTTTTATCGAACTTCAGCGCATTGCCCTGGTGCTCGACCAAATGGCCGAGCGGATCCAGGATGATCAAAGAGAATTAGAGATGCGGGTGGCCAGTCGAACCCGTGAGCTACAAACCACCAATGAAGAACTCACTTCAACCATGGAAAGGTTGAGAGCAACACAAGACCAGCTAGTCGAAGCGGAAAAGATGTCGCAATTGGGGCAGTTGGTCGCAGGCGTCGCTCACGAGATCAATACCCCAGTAGGCGTCAGCGTAACCGCTGCAACCCTGCTGCAAGATGAAATGACACAGCTAAACAAAGCCGCCGGCGAGAATCAACTCACTCGTTCAGGGTTAGAGCAACACATAGATAAGACGACACAATGTGCTGAGATGATCCTATCCAACCTCAACCGCGCGGCTGAGTTAATCCGCAACTTTAAAGAGGTGGCAGTTGACCAAAGTAGTGAACAAAAACGCTTCTTCGTCCTGCTAGACTACATCAAAGATCTGCTCACCAGTCTCTCCCCAGAGTTTAAAAATCATAAAGTAGAGATAACAACCACCGGCGATGAAAGCCTGACCTTAAACAGTTACCCAGGTGCATTCAGTCAAGTGTTGACCAACATGATAGTCAACTCCGTTCGGCATGGGTTCGATCCGCAGCAACAGCATCATATCTCCATCCACTTCCATACTGATACGGAAAATCTGATCTTGGACTATCAGGACGATGGTAAAGGTGTAGAAGAGAAAGCCTTGAAGCGGTTATTCGACCCTTTCTATACCACCCGACGCGCATCCGGCGGCACGGGGTTAGGGCTGCATATCGTCTATAACGTTGTACGCCAAAAACTAGGCGGCACGATCCAGGCATCCAGTCAGATTGGTCATGGTGTGCGCTTTCAACTCACTTTGCCTCTGAATCCGCCCGATTAA
- a CDS encoding sugar ABC transporter substrate-binding protein, producing the protein MANWCFLLLFISFSSQAVELMLWHQKEEAKLWLPNVAKEYEEKTGVKINVAFLPTGELKTTLVRSVIDGTAPAMALVPSDFIGDRGKLQLSTVDASLLSPAQTSESLATVMFDENYYGVPLQGGNHLLLFYNRKFVQQPAATWQQLITQAKALREINVQPIGWKYGEMYWFCAFIPPFGGFPVADNRVTLDTQAVRDALTFYRNLSREGLIDPNCDYDCSFDRFKNGEFAYAINGDWAFKETASALGDDFGITLLPTINGKPIQPMYGTLSLVYPGYSLNSPAAEAIKGFSSYLQSPEMQQRYYDDLGALPVNEQIVAKIKSSASPEMQILLKQLELARGAPPTPAMSAAWLGMRKGFALFIDGHGSAEEATALMQRFSEHELQKNSQ; encoded by the coding sequence ATGGCAAATTGGTGTTTTCTGCTGCTCTTCATTAGTTTTAGCTCCCAAGCCGTTGAACTCATGCTTTGGCATCAAAAAGAGGAAGCTAAACTTTGGCTGCCAAACGTTGCCAAAGAATATGAAGAGAAAACGGGTGTAAAAATCAATGTCGCCTTTTTACCAACAGGAGAGTTAAAAACCACACTGGTTCGTTCAGTGATTGATGGCACCGCGCCTGCCATGGCTCTTGTGCCTTCTGACTTCATCGGTGATCGAGGCAAACTGCAGTTGTCCACCGTAGACGCATCACTCCTCTCCCCTGCACAAACAAGTGAGTCACTGGCGACCGTCATGTTTGACGAAAACTATTATGGGGTTCCGCTACAAGGCGGTAACCACTTGCTTCTGTTCTACAACAGAAAATTTGTCCAACAGCCGGCGGCCACCTGGCAACAACTCATCACACAAGCAAAAGCGCTGCGCGAAATCAACGTACAACCGATTGGCTGGAAGTATGGTGAAATGTATTGGTTCTGCGCATTTATACCACCGTTCGGTGGCTTTCCTGTTGCCGATAATAGGGTCACCTTGGATACCCAAGCAGTGAGAGATGCCCTCACCTTCTATCGTAATCTATCGCGAGAGGGGCTGATTGATCCCAACTGTGACTACGATTGCAGCTTTGATCGCTTTAAAAACGGTGAATTCGCTTACGCCATCAACGGTGATTGGGCATTTAAGGAAACAGCCAGCGCACTAGGCGATGATTTTGGCATTACCTTGCTGCCCACGATCAACGGCAAACCGATACAACCTATGTACGGCACTTTATCGCTGGTCTATCCCGGATATTCGCTTAATAGCCCTGCTGCCGAAGCAATTAAGGGCTTTTCCAGCTATCTGCAGTCGCCAGAGATGCAACAGCGATACTATGATGATTTGGGTGCTCTGCCTGTTAACGAACAGATTGTTGCCAAAATCAAAAGTAGCGCATCGCCTGAAATGCAGATACTTTTAAAGCAGCTGGAACTCGCGCGAGGGGCGCCTCCTACACCGGCGATGTCAGCGGCATGGTTAGGGATGAGAAAAGGGTTCGCGCTTTTTATTGATGGCCACGGCAGCGCAGAAGAAGCTACAGCGCTGATGCAAAGATTCTCCGAACACGAATTGCAGAAAAATAGCCAATAA
- the nspC gene encoding carboxynorspermidine decarboxylase, whose translation MNKPFHSADIPSPCYVCEEAKLETNLQLMQRVQQESGAKIILALKGFSMWSTFPLVKQYLPGCTASSVWEAKLAKQEFGGEVHAYSPAYKPADIDKLLSLVEHISFNSLSQWQRYKDKVSASGVTAGLRINPQHQEADTELYDPSAPGSRLGVLAADLNGVDLSGIEGFHVHNLCECDSYALQRTLAAVEEKFGHLLHQMKWLNLGGGHLMTRDGYDVDHLIAQLKRLKQQYDLEIILEPGSAVAWQTGPLVSEVVDIVDNEGAIAILDISATAHMPDVLEMPYRPAITDAGEPNQHTYNYKLGGNSCLAGDVIGVYSFKEPLKPGARVIFEDMIHYTMVKTTFFNGVEHPSIGILRKDGEFELIKQFNYEEFRDKLS comes from the coding sequence ATGAATAAACCGTTTCACTCAGCCGATATTCCCTCCCCTTGCTACGTCTGCGAAGAAGCCAAACTTGAAACCAACCTGCAACTGATGCAGCGCGTACAACAAGAAAGTGGTGCCAAGATCATTCTGGCACTGAAAGGCTTCTCCATGTGGAGTACCTTCCCGCTGGTGAAGCAATACTTACCAGGTTGCACCGCCAGTTCCGTATGGGAAGCCAAGTTAGCGAAACAGGAGTTTGGTGGCGAAGTTCATGCCTACTCGCCTGCTTATAAGCCTGCCGATATAGATAAGCTACTCAGCTTAGTCGAGCATATCTCGTTCAATAGCTTAAGCCAGTGGCAACGTTATAAAGATAAGGTAAGCGCAAGTGGCGTCACCGCTGGTCTAAGGATTAATCCTCAGCATCAGGAAGCCGATACCGAGCTATATGATCCCAGTGCTCCAGGCTCTCGCCTTGGTGTGCTTGCGGCAGATCTCAACGGTGTAGATTTGAGCGGAATAGAAGGTTTTCATGTACATAATCTGTGTGAATGTGATTCCTATGCGTTGCAACGAACCTTAGCCGCCGTCGAAGAAAAGTTTGGTCACCTGCTGCATCAGATGAAATGGTTAAACCTTGGTGGTGGTCACCTGATGACCAGAGATGGCTACGATGTCGACCATCTTATCGCACAACTAAAACGGCTAAAGCAGCAATATGATCTGGAGATTATTTTAGAACCCGGGTCAGCTGTGGCTTGGCAAACTGGGCCGCTTGTCTCAGAGGTCGTAGATATAGTAGATAACGAAGGCGCTATCGCTATTCTAGATATCAGTGCAACGGCACATATGCCTGATGTATTAGAGATGCCCTACCGCCCTGCTATCACTGATGCAGGTGAGCCCAATCAACACACTTATAACTACAAATTAGGTGGCAACTCCTGTTTAGCTGGCGATGTCATTGGCGTATATAGCTTCAAAGAGCCCCTTAAACCCGGCGCCCGCGTCATCTTTGAAGATATGATCCATTATACCATGGTCAAAACAACCTTCTTCAATGGCGTAGAACATCCAAGCATCGGAATTTTGCGCAAAGATGGCGAGTTTGAACTAATTAAGCAGTTCAATTATGAAGAGTTTAGGGACAAGTTGTCATAG
- a CDS encoding saccharopine dehydrogenase family protein, with product MSRVLIIGAGGVSSVVVKKCAMLPQYFSEIYLASRTVSKCEKLQQEAGKDRVKEVFAVDADNVPELVALINKVKPALVINVALPYQDLTIMDACLETGVHYLDTANYEPKEVAKFEYSWQWAYQDKFKQAGLMALLGSGFDPGVTNVFTAYAAKHYFDEIHYLDIVDCNGGDHGQAFATNFNPEINIREITQRGRFWENGEWKETDPISVREDLDYHGIGKRASYLLFHEELESLVKHFPTLKRARFWMTFGDAYLTHLRVLEGIGMTSIEPVEFQGQQIVPLEFLKAVLPDPGSLAEGYTGQTCIGTYITGVKDGQEKTIFIWNNCEHAICHEEVGAQAVSYTTGVPAMIGASLMLDGNWMQPGVWNMEQFDPDPFMERLNQYGLPWQVIECDSPFSK from the coding sequence ATGTCTCGGGTATTAATTATCGGCGCCGGTGGCGTTAGTTCTGTAGTCGTTAAGAAATGTGCCATGCTGCCGCAATATTTCTCTGAAATTTATCTGGCTAGCCGCACCGTCAGCAAATGCGAAAAACTGCAGCAAGAAGCAGGCAAAGACCGCGTAAAAGAGGTATTTGCTGTTGATGCTGACAACGTGCCTGAATTGGTCGCTTTGATTAACAAAGTAAAACCAGCCCTAGTCATTAACGTCGCTCTGCCATATCAGGACCTAACAATCATGGATGCCTGCCTAGAGACAGGTGTTCACTACTTAGATACGGCTAACTATGAGCCGAAAGAGGTCGCCAAGTTCGAGTACTCATGGCAATGGGCATATCAAGACAAGTTCAAACAAGCGGGCCTAATGGCACTGTTAGGATCAGGTTTTGATCCAGGCGTAACCAACGTTTTCACCGCTTACGCCGCGAAGCACTATTTTGATGAGATCCACTACTTGGATATCGTTGATTGTAACGGTGGCGATCACGGCCAAGCGTTTGCTACTAACTTCAATCCCGAAATTAACATTCGTGAAATTACTCAACGCGGTCGTTTTTGGGAAAATGGCGAGTGGAAAGAAACCGACCCCATCTCCGTGCGTGAAGATCTCGATTACCACGGTATCGGTAAACGTGCATCCTACCTGTTGTTCCACGAAGAGTTGGAGTCACTGGTTAAACACTTCCCAACCCTGAAGCGCGCACGCTTTTGGATGACCTTCGGCGACGCTTACCTGACTCACCTGCGCGTGCTTGAAGGTATCGGTATGACGTCGATTGAACCAGTGGAGTTTCAAGGCCAGCAGATCGTTCCTCTTGAGTTCCTCAAAGCAGTCCTGCCAGATCCTGGCTCGTTGGCGGAAGGTTATACCGGCCAAACCTGCATCGGCACCTACATCACCGGGGTTAAAGATGGCCAAGAGAAAACCATCTTTATCTGGAACAACTGCGAGCATGCCATATGCCACGAAGAAGTGGGCGCTCAAGCCGTTAGCTACACCACGGGTGTACCGGCAATGATCGGGGCCTCGTTGATGTTAGATGGCAACTGGATGCAGCCAGGTGTTTGGAATATGGAGCAGTTTGATCCCGATCCCTTCATGGAGCGCCTTAATCAATATGGCCTGCCATGGCAGGTGATTGAGTGTGATTCTCCTTTTAGCAAATAG
- a CDS encoding nitroreductase family protein codes for MLFKTSYTADFSNRDADDGVSDIFSHRWSPPAFRKQTIPPHVLTTIFDAARWAPSCFNAQPWRFITNQNEKDFDTFLSLLVDSNQTWAKHASVIGFVIAQRHFPTNGKTNEWAQFDCGAAWMSMTLQAAMFGLYSHGMGGIKKQAVYAALAIPEDKYEVVCGFAIGAMAPPETLPDELAKREQPSERLRLTDVWHCGKFNDTETEFSK; via the coding sequence ATGCTATTCAAAACATCCTACACCGCCGACTTCTCCAACCGAGACGCAGATGATGGCGTGAGTGATATTTTCTCGCACCGCTGGTCACCGCCGGCCTTTCGCAAACAAACAATCCCACCGCATGTATTAACCACCATATTCGATGCTGCAAGGTGGGCACCGAGTTGCTTTAATGCGCAGCCTTGGCGCTTTATCACTAATCAGAATGAAAAAGATTTCGATACGTTTCTTTCTCTGCTTGTAGACAGTAACCAAACTTGGGCTAAACACGCTTCGGTGATCGGCTTTGTTATTGCCCAACGCCACTTCCCTACCAATGGTAAAACCAACGAGTGGGCACAATTTGACTGCGGAGCAGCATGGATGTCGATGACATTACAAGCCGCGATGTTTGGCCTCTACAGCCATGGTATGGGTGGAATAAAGAAGCAAGCGGTCTACGCCGCCTTAGCAATACCAGAGGATAAATATGAAGTAGTATGCGGATTTGCTATCGGTGCAATGGCGCCACCCGAAACGCTACCTGATGAGCTAGCCAAACGGGAACAGCCGAGTGAACGCCTGCGACTCACTGACGTTTGGCATTGCGGTAAATTCAATGACACAGAAACAGAGTTTAGTAAGTAA
- a CDS encoding ATP-binding protein → MPEPSEIDEQQMPDSGTSRLIHKQSFWFVVMAFMGAVAYRYTLPVFGNIELVCGNLFPLLLVYRCRPLVVGLCAFIAALSLWQNWDNPYVLLTFTLEAFVVSVLVRRKINLLFADLAYWLFVGVPATGIIIIFINPIAPEYIIHVLIKQAVNGAAYAIIAMALLSIPVLKRLLVVRTSETRTFRRQISQSLLSVMFAVVLLAGLVVEQVEVNNRATALQREMTSYAQNLVQGLDTQLLVSKRQVTALAEFFGSNENSPSDRDNLLRSMHRASPSFLTMFISDEVGDIINASPASLMKLSHESEGSHNVSDRRYFRVPRDTGESFISGAIQGRGFGNDVIVAISAPILRDNKFEGIVEGSMNLYRLGSWEQLQQQKDYLWLILDGEGRTLFAADNLRLQAFSAAPISELNRRANIFGLPSLKLSEEPGAAQYLYSEVELDNRWRVLVMRDYQLELADNQQRYILFLAMIFAGSLVVLGFAGWFAHRTTRPIERLAQSALSGDVDGLEKDLFSDSPMEIQKLATAIQDKSEQIATHNRQLDAQIQDRTVQLRDANTRLTESQQLLHKVLDAIPARVFWKDTQLNYLGCNSLFAADAHVASSAEIVGKSDFDLVWHDVASNFQDDDRAVIASGEAKLHYLEPQTRADGKTSWLETSKIPLSNKQGQVIGVLGTYQDVTDRIEREQALKEATVAAEAATEAKSHFLANMSHEIRTPMNAIVGLVELLLSDELSAQQSKYLQRVQSSTEHLLSIINDILDYSKIEAGKLTLSPEATDLRVLLMETGEIFEQAISQQGLSFTCDMPKALPTMMVDPLRLRQVLVNLLGNAVKFTRRGGLVLGCELQQESETTAVIDLTVRDTGIGMNGEQVARLFTPFTQADSTTTRQFGGTGLGLTICKQIINLMGSDITVESQPNVGSCFQFRLHLPVTSERPANQPQARVHQQFQPLDCHILLVDDNQINQEVAVGMLRRLGARVTVANNGAEAVAKLSSANYDLVFMDIQMPIMDGYQATQAILLQHKKPPPIVALTANAMPDEQTRAMTVGMSGYISKPVRQADLYHQILDKLGEKALSADTTSTPVPPVAAVSTELDTEISIGLSQCGQDHEMYQRLVAQLAKQWQGMLQALIAVDFAHTSETVVGSLIAQMHSLRGIAGNLGARGVAANADAMECGLRGIADNLPLSSADLRVGELIEQRQEIARAMDDFICRVNAAYLPNKVLVNSDGDQKEALADHEIQDFLALVKQSLVGHDYVDTAPLQRFIQVTDDAELKADGQLLLESLDAFDYEQAQIHYLNIEQRLKV, encoded by the coding sequence ATGCCTGAACCTAGCGAGATTGATGAGCAACAAATGCCAGATAGCGGAACTAGCCGATTGATCCATAAGCAGAGTTTTTGGTTTGTCGTGATGGCGTTTATGGGCGCAGTGGCGTATCGCTATACGCTGCCGGTGTTTGGCAATATCGAGCTGGTTTGTGGCAACCTGTTTCCTTTGTTGCTGGTATATCGCTGCCGACCTTTAGTGGTTGGATTGTGCGCCTTTATTGCTGCGTTGTCGTTATGGCAAAACTGGGATAATCCCTATGTACTGCTGACGTTCACCTTGGAAGCGTTTGTTGTCTCGGTATTGGTACGTAGAAAGATAAATCTGCTGTTTGCTGATTTGGCCTATTGGCTTTTTGTTGGCGTGCCGGCGACCGGCATTATTATTATCTTCATCAATCCTATCGCTCCTGAATACATTATCCATGTGTTGATAAAGCAAGCCGTGAATGGTGCCGCATACGCCATTATTGCGATGGCACTGCTATCCATTCCGGTATTGAAGCGATTGTTGGTCGTGAGAACCAGTGAAACGCGAACCTTTCGACGCCAAATCTCGCAGAGTCTACTTAGTGTTATGTTCGCCGTGGTGCTATTGGCGGGGTTAGTGGTTGAACAAGTGGAAGTCAATAATAGAGCCACTGCTTTACAGCGAGAAATGACCAGCTATGCCCAAAACTTGGTGCAAGGGTTAGATACACAGTTGCTGGTTAGCAAACGTCAAGTCACTGCGTTGGCGGAATTTTTTGGTAGTAATGAGAACTCGCCGTCGGACAGAGATAATTTATTACGGTCAATGCATCGTGCCAGTCCCAGTTTTTTAACCATGTTTATCAGTGATGAGGTCGGAGATATCATCAACGCCAGTCCGGCCTCGTTGATGAAGCTTTCCCATGAGAGTGAAGGCTCCCACAATGTCAGTGATCGGCGTTATTTTCGTGTCCCCCGAGATACAGGTGAGTCATTTATTTCCGGTGCGATCCAAGGTCGCGGGTTTGGCAATGACGTGATTGTTGCTATCAGTGCCCCGATCCTTAGGGATAATAAATTTGAAGGGATCGTTGAAGGATCGATGAACCTCTATCGTTTGGGCAGTTGGGAGCAGCTGCAGCAACAAAAGGATTATCTTTGGCTGATTTTGGACGGTGAAGGTCGAACACTTTTCGCTGCTGACAACCTAAGACTGCAGGCTTTTTCCGCTGCCCCAATCTCCGAGCTTAATCGGCGGGCTAATATCTTCGGCTTGCCCTCTCTTAAGTTGAGTGAGGAGCCTGGTGCCGCGCAATATCTTTACTCCGAGGTTGAATTAGACAACCGCTGGCGAGTCTTGGTGATGCGTGACTATCAGTTGGAGCTGGCAGATAACCAGCAACGATATATTCTATTTCTTGCGATGATTTTCGCAGGAAGCTTGGTTGTATTGGGCTTTGCAGGCTGGTTTGCTCACCGCACGACCCGCCCCATTGAACGTTTGGCGCAAAGCGCTTTGTCTGGGGATGTAGACGGCCTGGAAAAAGATCTATTCAGTGATTCACCAATGGAGATCCAAAAGCTTGCTACCGCAATCCAGGACAAAAGTGAGCAAATCGCAACGCACAACCGCCAGTTGGATGCACAGATCCAGGACCGCACAGTGCAGTTAAGGGATGCCAATACCCGTTTGACCGAGTCGCAGCAACTGTTGCACAAAGTATTAGACGCTATACCGGCGCGGGTGTTTTGGAAAGACACGCAATTGAATTACCTCGGGTGCAATAGCCTATTTGCTGCCGACGCCCATGTTGCATCGTCTGCGGAAATTGTCGGTAAAAGCGACTTTGATCTGGTCTGGCATGATGTTGCGAGCAACTTTCAGGACGATGATCGCGCCGTGATTGCCAGCGGAGAAGCAAAACTGCACTATCTGGAGCCGCAAACTCGTGCAGATGGCAAAACAAGCTGGCTGGAAACCTCGAAGATCCCCCTGAGTAACAAGCAAGGTCAGGTGATCGGTGTGCTTGGCACTTACCAGGATGTCACTGACCGGATTGAACGAGAGCAAGCACTGAAAGAAGCCACGGTTGCCGCGGAAGCTGCCACCGAAGCTAAAAGCCACTTTCTGGCAAATATGAGTCATGAGATCCGTACGCCGATGAATGCGATTGTTGGCCTGGTTGAACTGCTGCTTAGCGATGAACTTTCAGCTCAGCAGAGCAAATACTTGCAGCGCGTACAAAGCTCTACAGAGCACTTGCTTTCGATTATTAATGACATTCTTGATTACTCTAAGATTGAAGCTGGCAAGCTAACGTTAAGTCCGGAAGCGACTGATTTACGCGTGCTACTAATGGAGACCGGTGAGATATTTGAGCAGGCCATCAGTCAGCAAGGACTCAGCTTTACCTGTGATATGCCTAAAGCGCTGCCTACCATGATGGTTGATCCGTTAAGGTTGCGACAAGTGTTGGTCAATTTGCTCGGCAACGCGGTGAAATTTACCCGCCGTGGAGGTCTGGTGTTGGGCTGTGAGTTGCAACAGGAGAGTGAAACGACAGCCGTTATTGACTTAACTGTGCGAGATACCGGCATTGGTATGAATGGTGAACAAGTCGCGCGTTTATTTACTCCCTTCACACAGGCCGATAGCACAACCACACGTCAATTTGGCGGTACTGGTTTGGGGCTGACTATTTGTAAGCAAATTATCAATTTGATGGGCAGTGATATAACGGTAGAGAGCCAGCCCAATGTTGGTAGTTGCTTTCAGTTTCGATTGCATCTGCCGGTGACTTCGGAACGGCCCGCTAATCAGCCTCAAGCACGTGTTCATCAGCAGTTTCAGCCTTTGGATTGCCACATTTTACTGGTGGATGATAACCAGATTAACCAAGAGGTGGCAGTGGGTATGTTACGGCGGTTAGGCGCAAGAGTCACCGTTGCGAATAACGGTGCAGAGGCGGTCGCTAAGCTCTCATCCGCAAACTATGATCTCGTGTTTATGGATATCCAGATGCCAATTATGGATGGTTATCAGGCAACACAAGCGATTCTTTTGCAGCATAAAAAGCCGCCGCCCATCGTTGCTTTGACGGCTAACGCGATGCCGGATGAGCAAACGAGAGCCATGACGGTTGGTATGTCTGGCTATATATCCAAGCCTGTCCGGCAAGCTGATTTATATCATCAGATCTTAGACAAGCTAGGGGAAAAGGCGTTATCGGCCGACACCACTTCGACACCCGTGCCGCCCGTTGCGGCGGTTAGTACTGAACTTGATACCGAAATAAGTATCGGTTTGTCGCAATGTGGGCAGGATCATGAGATGTATCAGCGTTTAGTTGCTCAGCTTGCAAAGCAGTGGCAAGGGATGTTGCAAGCTTTGATAGCGGTCGATTTCGCTCACACATCAGAAACTGTCGTTGGATCTTTGATCGCGCAGATGCACTCATTGCGGGGGATCGCTGGCAATCTTGGCGCGAGAGGCGTTGCAGCAAATGCGGATGCAATGGAGTGTGGCTTGCGAGGAATTGCTGATAATTTGCCGCTTTCCAGCGCGGATCTGCGTGTAGGAGAGCTAATTGAGCAGCGTCAGGAGATAGCAAGAGCGATGGACGATTTCATTTGTCGTGTTAACGCAGCTTATCTGCCAAATAAAGTGCTTGTGAACTCTGACGGTGACCAAAAAGAAGCCCTAGCGGACCATGAAATTCAAGATTTTTTAGCGTTAGTAAAGCAGAGTCTGGTTGGTCATGATTACGTTGATACGGCGCCATTGCAGCGCTTTATACAGGTCACTGATGACGCAGAGTTGAAAGCTGATGGTCAGCTTCTATTGGAGTCATTAGATGCGTTTGACTACGAGCAGGCCCAGATCCATTACTTGAATATTGAGCAACGACTGAAAGTCTGA
- the pyrB gene encoding aspartate carbamoyltransferase, which produces MTNPLYNKHIISISDLSRDELELIVATAHKLKREPQPELLRNKVVASCFFEASTRTRLSFETAVQRLGGSVIGFDTAGNTSLAQKGETLADSVKVISSYTDAFFMRHPKEGAARLASEFSAVPVINGGDGSNQHPTQTLLDLYTIYETQGTLEGLKVAFVGDLKYGRTVHSLAQALSLFNCEFYFISPDALSMPEYLCEELMDAGVKFTKVGTIEEVVAELDILYMTRVQKERFDPTEYQHMKSNYVLSASMLAEVKSTLKVLHPLPRVDEITNDVDSTQHAYYFEQAENGVYARQALLALVLSEQL; this is translated from the coding sequence ATGACCAACCCGCTCTATAACAAGCATATTATCTCTATCTCTGATCTGTCGCGAGATGAGTTAGAACTTATCGTTGCCACTGCCCACAAGCTCAAGCGTGAGCCTCAACCTGAATTATTGCGGAATAAGGTGGTGGCCAGCTGTTTTTTTGAAGCATCAACTCGTACGCGTTTATCTTTTGAGACGGCTGTGCAACGCCTTGGTGGCTCCGTCATTGGCTTTGATACCGCAGGCAATACGTCGTTAGCCCAAAAAGGTGAAACGCTGGCTGATTCGGTCAAGGTTATCTCTTCTTATACTGACGCTTTCTTTATGCGGCATCCAAAAGAAGGGGCTGCAAGATTGGCCTCCGAATTTTCGGCCGTTCCGGTGATCAATGGGGGAGATGGTAGTAATCAGCATCCGACGCAAACCTTGCTCGATCTCTATACCATCTATGAAACACAAGGCACCTTGGAAGGGCTAAAAGTCGCTTTCGTTGGGGATTTAAAATATGGCAGAACAGTGCACTCGTTGGCACAAGCTTTGTCACTATTTAATTGCGAGTTCTATTTCATATCGCCTGACGCATTGAGCATGCCGGAGTACCTGTGTGAAGAGCTGATGGATGCGGGTGTCAAGTTTACTAAGGTGGGCACCATTGAAGAGGTGGTGGCTGAATTGGATATTCTCTACATGACGCGAGTGCAGAAAGAGCGCTTTGATCCCACTGAATATCAGCATATGAAATCGAATTATGTGCTTAGCGCCAGTATGTTAGCCGAGGTCAAGTCGACGTTGAAGGTGTTGCACCCATTACCGCGTGTCGATGAAATCACGAATGATGTTGATAGCACTCAGCATGCTTACTATTTCGAGCAGGCAGAGAATGGCGTTTATGCCCGGCAGGCTTTATTAGCTCTGGTATTAAGTGAGCAACTGTAA